The segment CAGCGCATTGGCTTTTACCAGTTCATAGCCCGCACTGAACACGAGGCCTGCCAGCAAAAAATACCCGACCCCCATCTGGATGAATCCCCCATAGACCCCTATCAGGAAAAAGATCACGATCTGGATCCAGCTCACCTTCTTTTCAATCAGTTCCTTACGTTCCGTGATCCACCGCTCGGGTTTCCAGAGGATAAATACGGCCATCAGGAGCATGATCACGGCAATGGAATATTCGATGGCCTTTTCGTTGACATCCACGGCTATCCAGGCGCCCAGGACGGAGCCCGCCACTGCCGGAATGGCCAGCCAGCGGCCCTTCTTCCAGTCAAGGACCTTTTGCTGCGAAAAGCTGCTCACCGCTGCCACATTCTGCATCAAGATGCCGATGCGGTTGGTACCATTGGCAATATTCGCCGGAAGCCCGAGGAGCATCAACACCGACAGGGAAATGATGGAACCTCCGCCAGCAAGCGTGTTGATGAACCCTACCATGGTTCCGGCAACCACGAGTACGACGCCCTCTGTCAGGGTTATGGAATCCACAGATCTTGGTGTTTATTCGTTGATCATTTCTTTCACGCTCCGGATGATGCCTTTCGGATCGTATCCGCATTCTGCCTGAAGCTCCTGGATGGTTCCCTGTTCGATGAAC is part of the Bacteroidales bacterium genome and harbors:
- a CDS encoding sulfite exporter TauE/SafE family protein, which gives rise to MDSITLTEGVVLVVAGTMVGFINTLAGGGSIISLSVLMLLGLPANIANGTNRIGILMQNVAAVSSFSQQKVLDWKKGRWLAIPAVAGSVLGAWIAVDVNEKAIEYSIAVIMLLMAVFILWKPERWITERKELIEKKVSWIQIVIFFLIGVYGGFIQMGVGYFLLAGLVFSAGYELVKANALKVLVNFIFTPFALVVFILNGQVDYAYGLILGTGNVVGGLIGSRLAVKKGANFVRWVILVVILLTAAQIFGFIDIKGLLIPVL